The following are encoded in a window of Bradyrhizobium guangdongense genomic DNA:
- a CDS encoding precorrin-2 C(20)-methyltransferase: protein MGRIICCGLGPGDPDLMSVRADRTVRAAKHVAYFRKKGRPGQARRIVEGMLAADVTEYPMEYPVTTEIAFDSAEYVQLLAGFYDEWAERLARLSRAVDVVVLCEGDPYFYGSFMHLHTRLLGRSEIEVIAGIPGMVGCWNGVGQPIALGDDVTTVLMGTLPEAELERRMRDSDALVVMKTGRNLAKVRRALASAGRLDDAWLVERGTMPGERVVRLAEIDAADCPYFAIVLVHGTGRHPDAAE from the coding sequence ATGGGACGCATCATCTGCTGCGGTCTCGGCCCCGGCGATCCCGATCTCATGAGCGTGCGCGCCGATCGAACCGTGCGTGCCGCGAAACATGTCGCCTATTTCCGCAAGAAGGGGCGGCCCGGCCAGGCGCGGCGCATCGTCGAAGGCATGCTGGCGGCTGACGTCACCGAGTATCCGATGGAATATCCGGTGACCACGGAGATCGCGTTTGACAGTGCCGAATACGTCCAGCTGCTGGCGGGGTTTTACGACGAATGGGCCGAGCGGCTGGCGCGGCTGTCGCGCGCGGTCGACGTCGTCGTGCTCTGTGAGGGCGATCCCTATTTTTACGGCTCCTTCATGCATCTGCACACGCGCCTGCTGGGCCGCTCCGAGATCGAAGTGATCGCCGGCATTCCCGGCATGGTCGGCTGCTGGAACGGCGTCGGCCAGCCGATCGCGCTCGGCGACGACGTGACGACGGTGCTGATGGGCACGCTTCCCGAAGCCGAGCTCGAACGCCGCATGCGCGATTCCGATGCGCTGGTCGTCATGAAGACCGGCCGCAATCTCGCAAAAGTGCGCCGCGCGCTCGCATCCGCAGGCCGGCTCGACGATGCCTGGCTGGTCGAGCGCGGCACCATGCCGGGCGAGCGCGTGGTGCGGCTTGCCGAGATCGATGCCGCCGATTGTCCCTATTTTGCGATCGTGCTGGTGCATGGCACGGGCCGGCACCCGGATGCTGCCGAATGA
- the cbiE gene encoding precorrin-6y C5,15-methyltransferase (decarboxylating) subunit CbiE: protein MSDPWLTIIGIGEDGLAGLSEASRKALADAEIVFGGERHLALADAGSRGRAWSVPFDAKIVLSCRGRPTAVLASGDPFWHGAGAGLAEKLRDDEWIAHPAPSTFSLAAARLGWRLEATACLGLHAAPFERLVPHLAQDARIICLVRDGKAAGELAKWLTRRGWGASLLWSLRALGGPRESIDQHRADLFAEDVPGNLVAVAVQARGGQGLPRSSGLSDDLFAHDGQITKRPVRALALSALAPRPRERLWDIGAGSGSISVEWALCGGTATAIELREDRAANIRDNAAAFGLAHRITILAGKAPEALAACEAPDAVFIGGGLDRAMFDVIWSRLKPGVRVVAHSVTLETEALLGELHQQHGGELMRVEFAHAAPLGRYRSWEAARPVAQWSVVR, encoded by the coding sequence ATGTCTGATCCCTGGCTGACCATCATCGGTATTGGCGAAGATGGCCTTGCCGGGCTGTCCGAGGCAAGTCGAAAGGCACTCGCCGACGCAGAAATTGTGTTTGGCGGTGAGCGGCACCTCGCACTTGCAGATGCCGGAAGCCGTGGCCGCGCGTGGTCGGTGCCATTCGATGCGAAGATCGTGTTGAGCTGCCGCGGGCGACCGACGGCGGTGCTCGCCTCCGGCGATCCGTTCTGGCATGGCGCCGGTGCAGGTCTTGCCGAGAAGCTGCGGGACGACGAATGGATCGCGCATCCGGCGCCATCGACCTTCTCGCTCGCTGCCGCGAGGCTGGGCTGGCGCCTCGAAGCAACCGCCTGCCTGGGTCTCCACGCCGCACCCTTCGAGCGTCTTGTTCCGCATCTGGCGCAAGATGCGCGCATCATTTGCCTCGTGCGCGACGGGAAGGCCGCCGGTGAGCTCGCCAAATGGCTGACCCGACGCGGATGGGGCGCCTCGCTTCTCTGGTCTCTCCGGGCACTCGGCGGTCCGCGAGAATCCATCGATCAGCACCGCGCCGATCTGTTTGCTGAAGATGTTCCCGGAAACCTGGTGGCGGTGGCGGTCCAGGCGCGGGGAGGGCAGGGTCTTCCCCGCAGCTCTGGATTGTCGGACGATCTGTTCGCCCATGACGGCCAGATCACCAAGCGGCCGGTGCGCGCGCTCGCGCTTTCGGCCCTGGCGCCGCGTCCGCGCGAGCGGCTGTGGGACATCGGCGCCGGCTCGGGCTCGATCTCGGTCGAGTGGGCGCTGTGCGGTGGAACGGCAACAGCGATCGAACTGCGCGAGGATCGTGCCGCGAATATTCGCGACAATGCGGCCGCGTTCGGATTGGCGCACCGCATCACCATTCTCGCCGGAAAAGCTCCCGAAGCACTGGCTGCGTGCGAGGCACCCGATGCCGTCTTCATCGGCGGTGGTCTCGACCGCGCCATGTTCGATGTCATCTGGTCGCGGCTCAAGCCAGGCGTACGGGTCGTTGCCCATTCAGTCACGCTGGAGACGGAGGCGCTGCTCGGGGAGCTGCATCAGCAACACGGCGGCGAGTTGATGCGTGTCGAGTTTGCGCATGCCGCTCCGCTCGGCCGTTATCGCTCGTGGGAGGCGGCGCGGCCGGTGGCGCAGTGGAGTGTGGTGCGATGA
- the cobJ gene encoding precorrin-3B C(17)-methyltransferase, whose translation MTGTLTIAGLGPGSEALVTPEVSAALAAATDILGYAPYVARVPPRPGLRLHPSDNREELQRAREALRLAAEGGQVVVVSSGDPGVFAMASAVFEALEQAPQYRDLPIRVLPGITAMLAAAARAGAPLGHDFCAINLSDNLKPWAVIEKRLRLAAEADFSIAMYNPRSASRPGGFGSALAVLKEAGCGERLMIFARAISAPDETIVTVTLDEATPEMADMRTLVIVGSSQTRRVGRWVYAPRQVR comes from the coding sequence ATGACGGGCACGCTAACCATCGCGGGCCTCGGCCCGGGTAGCGAGGCGCTGGTGACGCCGGAGGTCTCCGCTGCGCTGGCCGCCGCGACCGACATTCTGGGCTATGCGCCTTATGTGGCACGCGTCCCACCGCGGCCGGGGCTCAGGCTGCATCCCTCCGACAACCGCGAGGAGCTGCAGCGCGCGCGTGAGGCGTTGCGCCTTGCGGCCGAAGGCGGGCAGGTGGTGGTCGTCTCCTCGGGTGACCCCGGCGTATTTGCGATGGCGTCAGCCGTGTTTGAGGCACTCGAACAGGCGCCGCAATATCGGGACCTGCCGATCCGCGTGCTGCCGGGAATTACCGCAATGCTAGCCGCCGCCGCGCGCGCCGGCGCACCGCTCGGTCATGATTTCTGCGCGATCAATCTCTCCGACAATCTCAAGCCCTGGGCGGTGATCGAGAAGCGCCTGCGCCTGGCTGCGGAAGCTGATTTTTCCATCGCGATGTACAATCCGCGTTCGGCGAGCCGGCCGGGGGGATTTGGCAGCGCGCTCGCGGTGCTCAAGGAAGCCGGCTGCGGCGAGCGCCTCATGATCTTCGCGCGCGCGATCAGCGCTCCCGATGAGACAATCGTGACGGTGACGCTGGATGAGGCGACGCCCGAGATGGCTGACATGCGCACGCTCGTGATCGTCGGCAGTTCGCAGACACGCCGCGTCGGCCGCTGGGTCTACGCGCCGAGGCAGGTCCGATGA
- a CDS encoding cobalt-precorrin-6A reductase: MTRALILGGIADANVLAAEIARAGIDAVYSYGGRTRAPADQPLPTRIGGFGGASGLADTIKREGITHVIDATHPFAAEMSRNAIEACAQTGTPLIALERAPWSKAPGDIWIEVADVDAAVAALPEAPSNVFLAIGRQHIAPFARRPQHAYTLRFVDPPQAPLPLAAELIVSRGPFTVDRELEMLRARKIAWIVARNSGGDGARAKVDAARLLGLPVIMISRPQVPERPRVENVTEVMRWLGHRTCLGA; the protein is encoded by the coding sequence ATGACGCGCGCCCTTATTCTGGGCGGAATTGCCGATGCGAACGTGCTCGCCGCGGAGATCGCGCGCGCCGGCATCGATGCCGTCTATTCCTATGGCGGCCGCACCCGCGCCCCGGCGGATCAGCCCCTGCCGACGCGCATCGGCGGCTTCGGCGGCGCGAGCGGACTTGCCGATACCATCAAGCGCGAAGGCATCACGCATGTGATCGATGCGACTCATCCTTTTGCGGCCGAGATGAGTCGCAACGCCATCGAAGCCTGCGCGCAAACCGGCACGCCGCTCATCGCGCTGGAGCGCGCGCCCTGGAGCAAGGCGCCCGGCGATATCTGGATCGAGGTGGCTGATGTCGACGCAGCGGTCGCCGCGCTGCCCGAAGCGCCCTCGAACGTGTTCCTTGCCATCGGCCGCCAGCACATCGCGCCGTTCGCGCGCCGGCCGCAGCATGCCTACACGCTGCGCTTCGTCGATCCGCCCCAGGCGCCCCTGCCGTTGGCGGCCGAACTGATCGTGTCGCGCGGACCGTTCACAGTCGACCGCGAGCTGGAGATGCTGCGCGCGCGCAAGATCGCCTGGATCGTCGCCCGCAATTCCGGCGGCGACGGCGCGCGCGCCAAGGTCGACGCCGCGCGCCTGCTCGGCCTGCCCGTGATTATGATCTCCCGGCCGCAAGTGCCTGAAAGGCCTCGCGTGGAGAACGTCACTGAAGTGATGCGGTGGCTCGGTCATCGGACCTGCCTCGGCGCGTAG
- the cobM gene encoding precorrin-4 C(11)-methyltransferase, whose amino-acid sequence MTVHFIGAGPGAPDLLTLRGRDLIAACPVCLYAGSLVPEGVLAHCPPGARIVNTAPLSLDEIIAEISAAHAEGKDVARLHSGDVSIWSAMGEQLRRLGALGISFTVTPGVPSFSAAAAALEAELTLPGLAQTVVLTRTPGRASAMPEGEKLAAFAATGAVLAIHLSIHMLDQVVAELTPHYGADCPVAIVWRASWPDQRIVRATLATVDAAVGTEMERTALILVGKTLGAADFDESRLYAADYDRRYRPVGAEPRFPEVS is encoded by the coding sequence ATGACCGTGCATTTCATCGGCGCCGGGCCGGGCGCACCTGACTTGCTGACCCTGCGCGGGCGCGATTTGATCGCCGCCTGCCCGGTCTGCCTCTATGCGGGATCGCTGGTGCCCGAGGGCGTGCTGGCGCATTGCCCGCCCGGCGCGCGCATCGTCAACACCGCGCCGCTGTCGCTCGACGAAATCATCGCCGAGATCTCAGCCGCGCACGCAGAGGGCAAAGATGTCGCGCGACTGCATTCCGGCGATGTCTCGATCTGGTCGGCGATGGGCGAGCAGCTTCGCCGCCTGGGCGCGCTCGGCATATCCTTCACGGTAACCCCGGGCGTTCCCTCGTTCTCCGCCGCAGCGGCCGCGCTTGAGGCTGAGCTGACGTTGCCTGGACTTGCCCAGACTGTCGTGCTGACGCGCACGCCTGGCCGCGCCAGTGCAATGCCTGAAGGCGAGAAGCTCGCCGCATTCGCCGCGACCGGCGCGGTGCTCGCCATCCATTTGTCGATTCATATGCTCGACCAAGTCGTCGCCGAGCTGACGCCACATTACGGCGCGGATTGCCCGGTTGCCATCGTCTGGCGCGCGAGCTGGCCGGACCAGCGCATCGTTCGTGCCACGCTCGCAACGGTCGATGCGGCTGTCGGCACCGAGATGGAGCGCACCGCGCTGATCCTGGTCGGCAAGACACTTGGCGCCGCGGATTTCGACGAGAGCCGCCTTTACGCTGCCGACTACGATCGCCGCTATCGGCCTGTTGGTGCCGAGCCGCGCTTTCCGGAGGTGTCGTGA
- a CDS encoding cobyrinate a,c-diamide synthase, giving the protein MAAGFVISAPASGVGKTTLTLALARAWRLRGLNVQCFKSGPDYIDPAFHAAATGRASVNVDSWAMDRAMISHLVSRGVDADIVLAEGSMGLFDGVAARGVSGTGATADIAEMLGWPVVLVIDPSGQAQTAAAIAAGLRDYRDGVRLAGIVLNRVASPRHEDLVRRAVNDAGIAVFGALPRHAEISLPKRHLGLVQAEEQAEIGKLIDEAARFVAEHVDLDAVVRSAATWSPQPAANGLKVTPPGQRIALARDAAFSFVYPHMLEAWRAAGAEISTFSPLADETPDASADVCWLPGGYPELHAGRIAANARFRSGLRAFAETRPVHGECGGYMVLGTALTDADGIRHEMTGLLGLETSFAKRRMHLGYRLATLAAPMPGHEIGARLRGHEFHYSTIAAQPDTPLAVVHDATGAVIAETGSRRGRASGTFFHLIAEDR; this is encoded by the coding sequence ATGGCGGCAGGCTTTGTGATTTCTGCGCCGGCTTCGGGCGTCGGCAAGACCACGCTGACGCTGGCGCTCGCGCGTGCCTGGCGCCTTCGCGGCTTGAACGTGCAGTGTTTCAAGAGCGGCCCTGATTATATCGATCCTGCTTTCCATGCCGCGGCCACGGGGCGCGCCTCGGTCAATGTCGATAGCTGGGCGATGGATCGCGCCATGATTTCGCATCTCGTCAGCCGGGGCGTTGATGCCGACATCGTGCTGGCGGAGGGCTCGATGGGCCTGTTTGACGGTGTCGCGGCGCGCGGTGTTTCCGGCACCGGTGCCACCGCCGATATCGCCGAGATGCTGGGCTGGCCGGTGGTTCTGGTGATCGATCCCTCCGGGCAGGCGCAGACCGCGGCGGCGATTGCCGCGGGCCTGCGCGATTATCGCGACGGTGTGCGCCTTGCGGGCATCGTGCTCAACCGCGTCGCCAGCCCGCGCCACGAGGACCTTGTGCGGCGCGCGGTCAACGATGCCGGCATTGCCGTGTTCGGCGCGCTGCCGCGCCATGCCGAGATCAGCCTGCCGAAGCGGCATCTCGGCCTGGTGCAGGCCGAGGAGCAGGCCGAGATCGGCAAGCTGATCGACGAGGCTGCGCGCTTCGTCGCCGAGCACGTCGATCTCGACGCGGTGGTGCGATCGGCCGCGACATGGTCGCCGCAACCGGCGGCAAACGGCCTCAAGGTGACGCCGCCCGGCCAGCGCATCGCGCTCGCCCGCGATGCCGCGTTCTCCTTCGTCTATCCACATATGCTGGAAGCCTGGCGTGCGGCAGGCGCGGAGATCTCCACATTCTCGCCGCTTGCGGACGAGACGCCCGATGCGAGTGCCGATGTCTGCTGGCTGCCCGGCGGCTATCCCGAGCTTCATGCCGGCAGGATCGCCGCCAACGCCCGCTTCCGCAGCGGCCTGCGGGCCTTCGCCGAGACGCGGCCCGTGCACGGCGAATGCGGGGGATACATGGTGCTGGGCACCGCTTTGACCGATGCCGACGGTATCAGGCACGAGATGACGGGCTTGCTTGGGCTCGAGACCAGCTTTGCCAAGCGCCGCATGCATCTGGGCTATCGTCTCGCCACGCTGGCTGCGCCGATGCCGGGACATGAGATCGGCGCGCGCTTGCGCGGGCACGAGTTTCACTATTCGACGATCGCCGCGCAGCCCGATACGCCGCTGGCCGTCGTGCACGACGCCACCGGCGCGGTCATCGCCGAGACCGGCTCGCGGCGGGGCCGCGCCAGCGGCACGTTCTTCCATCTGATCGCGGAGGACCGGTGA
- a CDS encoding cobalamin biosynthesis protein yields the protein MKVAGLGFKKDVTLASLREALAAAGGPNGLTAVATVSEKADAEALKQLARECGVPIKAVPADELARIDTPTQSELVVEKFGTGSVAEAAALAAAGARARIIATRVVSQDRTATAAIAEGDGP from the coding sequence ATGAAGGTCGCCGGGCTCGGATTCAAAAAGGACGTGACGCTCGCCTCGTTGCGCGAAGCGCTAGCAGCAGCCGGCGGTCCCAATGGCCTCACGGCTGTGGCGACCGTGAGCGAAAAGGCCGATGCAGAGGCCCTGAAGCAGCTCGCGCGCGAGTGCGGCGTGCCGATCAAGGCGGTACCGGCCGATGAACTCGCGCGGATCGACACGCCTACGCAGTCGGAGCTCGTCGTCGAAAAGTTCGGCACCGGCTCCGTTGCCGAGGCGGCGGCACTCGCAGCAGCCGGCGCTCGCGCGCGGATTATCGCGACGCGGGTCGTCTCGCAGGATCGCACCGCGACCGCCGCGATTGCCGAAGGAGACGGCCCATGA
- a CDS encoding precorrin-8X methylmutase gives MPHVYETDGAAIYRQSFATIRAEADLARFTPDEEQVVVRMIHAAGMVGLEAHIRFTPGMVAAARAALQKGAPILCDARMVSEGITRARLPAANAVICTLGDETVPALAQSMRNTRSAAALELWRPHLDGAIVAIGNAPTALFHLLNMLEDQNCPRPAAIIGCPVGFVGAAESKAALMADPPVPALTVEGRLGGSAITVAAVNALASRSE, from the coding sequence ATGCCGCACGTTTACGAGACCGATGGCGCGGCGATCTATCGGCAATCCTTTGCGACCATCCGCGCCGAGGCTGATCTTGCGCGCTTCACACCTGACGAGGAGCAGGTGGTGGTGCGGATGATCCATGCCGCCGGCATGGTGGGCCTGGAGGCGCATATCCGGTTCACGCCTGGGATGGTGGCCGCTGCACGCGCCGCTTTGCAGAAGGGGGCGCCGATCCTGTGCGATGCGCGCATGGTGTCGGAGGGAATCACGCGCGCGAGACTGCCCGCGGCCAATGCCGTCATCTGCACGCTCGGCGACGAGACCGTGCCCGCGCTGGCGCAATCGATGCGCAATACGCGATCGGCTGCAGCGCTGGAGCTGTGGCGGCCGCACCTCGATGGAGCGATCGTTGCGATCGGCAATGCGCCGACGGCACTGTTTCACCTGCTCAACATGCTGGAGGACCAGAATTGTCCGCGGCCGGCAGCGATCATCGGCTGCCCGGTCGGCTTCGTCGGTGCGGCCGAATCCAAGGCCGCGCTGATGGCTGATCCGCCCGTGCCCGCGTTGACGGTCGAAGGCCGCCTCGGTGGCTCCGCGATCACGGTGGCCGCCGTGAACGCGCTCGCGAGCCGGAGCGAATAG
- the cobG gene encoding precorrin-3B synthase produces MSAASVKGWCPGAIRPMPSGDGLVVRVRPFGGRLDAAQAAGLADLAERHGNGLIDVTSRANLQIRGVSDTSHRLLLDGLAQLTLLDPDVGTESRRNILVTPFWRDGDETQALAAELEEALADSMLELPMKFGFAIDDGKSRVLAGNSADVRIERDAAGGLLVRAEGARLGRSVARGEAVATALAVARWFVASGVKNRRGRMATHLASGAKLPEALRGETEPAPIMAAARPGLYPQGAMVGVAFGQLSHATLHQLSGCGHALRMTPWRMVLSEGKRTMPSAPGLITEPYDPALRVIACSGAPRCREAHADTRALAAALAHNIGAAAQLHVSGCVKGCAHSGTAAITLVATAQGFDLVRSGSTRDEPVLRGLDRDDIISDPSVLMGGN; encoded by the coding sequence GTGAGCGCGGCTTCGGTCAAGGGCTGGTGCCCCGGCGCTATTAGGCCGATGCCATCGGGCGACGGGCTCGTGGTCCGCGTCCGTCCGTTCGGCGGGCGGCTCGACGCGGCGCAGGCTGCCGGACTTGCTGACCTCGCCGAGCGTCATGGCAACGGGCTGATTGACGTGACTAGCCGCGCCAATCTCCAGATCAGGGGCGTCAGTGACACCAGCCACCGGCTGCTGCTCGACGGTCTTGCGCAACTGACCCTGCTCGATCCGGATGTCGGCACAGAATCCCGGCGCAATATCCTGGTCACGCCGTTCTGGCGCGACGGCGACGAGACCCAGGCGCTCGCAGCGGAGCTGGAGGAGGCGCTGGCGGACAGCATGCTTGAGCTGCCTATGAAATTCGGCTTCGCCATCGATGACGGCAAGTCGCGCGTGCTTGCCGGTAATTCCGCCGACGTGCGGATCGAGCGTGATGCTGCCGGCGGTCTCCTCGTGCGCGCGGAGGGCGCCAGACTCGGCCGCAGCGTCGCACGCGGCGAAGCTGTCGCGACTGCGCTTGCCGTTGCGCGCTGGTTCGTCGCCTCCGGCGTCAAGAACAGACGAGGGCGGATGGCAACGCATCTTGCCTCCGGCGCAAAATTGCCCGAGGCGCTGCGGGGCGAGACGGAGCCTGCGCCGATCATGGCCGCCGCGCGTCCCGGTCTCTATCCGCAGGGCGCCATGGTCGGCGTCGCCTTCGGGCAGCTGTCGCATGCGACGCTTCATCAGCTCTCCGGTTGCGGGCATGCGCTGCGGATGACGCCGTGGCGAATGGTTTTGAGCGAGGGCAAGCGGACGATGCCGTCGGCGCCCGGCCTGATCACCGAACCCTACGATCCGGCGCTGCGCGTCATCGCCTGCAGCGGCGCGCCGCGCTGTCGCGAGGCCCATGCCGATACCCGCGCGCTGGCGGCGGCGCTGGCGCACAACATCGGCGCGGCTGCGCAGCTTCACGTCTCCGGCTGCGTCAAGGGTTGTGCCCATTCCGGCACGGCGGCGATCACGCTGGTCGCGACCGCTCAAGGATTCGATCTCGTGCGTAGCGGCTCGACGCGCGACGAGCCCGTCCTGCGCGGACTCGATCGCGACGACATCATCAGCGATCCCTCCGTCCTGATGGGAGGGAACTGA
- the cobA gene encoding uroporphyrinogen-III C-methyltransferase, protein MSGFVSFVSAGPGDPELLTLKGAARLREADVVLYDDLASGAILDLARPGANLVAVGKRAGRPSTKQHHVNRLLIDYAATGARVVRLKSGDAGIFGRLEEELETLREAGIGYEIIPGVTSACVAAAQAGIPLTRRHTSRRVQFVTGADVTGELPPNLNWAALADPDATTVIYMGRRTFPALVARLVEHGLAPTTPALFAESLGRDDERLVRTTLAELAEQLARGGAASTAAVIMFGALAEGGPS, encoded by the coding sequence GTGAGCGGATTTGTCTCCTTCGTCTCCGCCGGCCCCGGCGATCCCGAGCTGCTCACGCTCAAGGGTGCCGCGCGGCTGCGCGAAGCCGATGTCGTGCTCTATGACGATCTGGCCTCAGGCGCCATCCTGGATCTGGCCCGGCCCGGTGCCAATCTCGTCGCGGTCGGGAAAAGGGCAGGCCGTCCCTCGACAAAGCAGCACCATGTCAACCGCCTCTTGATCGACTACGCCGCGACCGGCGCGCGCGTCGTGCGGCTGAAGTCGGGCGATGCCGGCATCTTCGGCCGGCTCGAGGAGGAGCTGGAGACCTTGCGTGAAGCCGGCATCGGCTACGAGATCATTCCGGGCGTGACCTCGGCCTGCGTCGCCGCCGCGCAGGCCGGCATTCCCCTGACCCGCCGGCACACCTCGCGCCGGGTGCAATTTGTCACCGGCGCCGATGTCACCGGCGAGCTGCCGCCGAATCTGAACTGGGCGGCGCTGGCCGATCCTGACGCGACGACGGTGATCTATATGGGCCGGCGCACCTTTCCGGCCCTGGTTGCAAGACTGGTCGAGCACGGTCTTGCACCCACGACGCCGGCGCTGTTCGCGGAGTCCCTTGGCCGCGACGACGAGCGGCTGGTGCGCACCACGCTCGCCGAGCTCGCCGAGCAGCTTGCGCGAGGAGGTGCTGCGTCCACGGCCGCTGTCATCATGTTCGGCGCGCTGGCGGAAGGCGGACCGTCATGA